ACGTACAATATTCCACATAGGCGATACTCTTTAAGATTCATGCAAGATCCCATCGGGTGATTGATCGTATTATTCCTTCGGCAGCGGACACGGTGAAACGGCCTCAACAAGAGGAGGAGAAAGAACTGTGGTCCACCCTAGACGCCATCATTCTCCAATGGCTTTACGCTACTATCTCTCATGATCTTTTGCATACAATTCTTGAACCCGACACCACGACAATAGAGGCTTGGAATCGCTTGCGTGACATATTTCAGGATAACAAACACTCTCATGCTGTCACCCTTGAGTACGACTTCACTCATGTCGACATGACAGATTTTCCGAATGTCTCTGCCTATTGCAAACATCTCAAATCTCTGACGGATCAACTCAAGAATGTCGACTCCCCGATCGCTAATGATCGACTAGTTCTTCAACTGGTCTCTGGCCTTACCGAGCCCTACCAAGGTGTGACCACTCTTATTCGCCAACATGACCCGTTGCCTCAATTTTATCATGCCCGTTCAATGCTCACTCTTGAGGAGGTTGGTCGTGCTAAGAAAGTGGCCCAAAGCTCTTTTCCTGCCTTAGTTGCTCGCTTGTCTGAGGGTCCTCTTAATGTTCCTGATAATTTATCTTCCAACCGCAATTCTAATGGTGGAAAGAAGAACCACAATCGAAGAAATAATGGGGGAAAATATCGCGGCAACAATGGTGGTCGTGGAGATGGCAAATGAGCTTCCAGCAGCAGCGGTAATACAGGCTGCAGTGGTGAGCTAGGAGGCGGCAATAGCCGCGACACTAGGCAACAGTCAACGGGGCAGAACCCTCCACCCTATTCTCTGTGGGCTTGCGGGCAGCAGTGTCCTGGATGGCATCATG
This Solanum dulcamara chromosome 1, daSolDulc1.2, whole genome shotgun sequence DNA region includes the following protein-coding sequences:
- the LOC129885313 gene encoding uncharacterized protein LOC129885313 produces the protein MVFDIHHTISIPTIRSSLRRVIYKSGTKPEIKAILFKIHARSHRVIDRIIPSAADTVKRPQQEEEKELWSTLDAIILQWLYATISHDLLHTILEPDTTTIEAWNRLRDIFQDNKHSHAVTLEYDFTHVDMTDFPNVSAYCKHLKSLTDQLKNVDSPIANDRLVLQLVSGLTEPYQGVTTLIRQHDPLPQFYHARSMLTLEEVGRAKKVAQSSFPALVARLSEGPLNVPDNLSSNRNSNGGKKNHNRRNNGGKYRGNNGGRGDGK